The DNA segment GTGATTCTTGCTGCCCTCTACACATCACTAGATGGAGTCAGTTGCTTATCTTAACTAATCCTAATTGCTTATAGTTCAAAAAGAGAGCATATGCTAGTGATGTAGCCTTAAAATCCCATTGCTGTTACATATAAAAAACTTCTCACGGTCGGTAAAGGTTAAAATCATTTCAAGCGGAGGAAAAGTGTCCTTCATATCACCTACACTCACTGTCGCCTGTCCATATAATCAACTAATATTGTGAGAGTAGCAGGACAAGAActttagttaatgttcacattaaatACCAGAACCAAGAAAAACTGTGATTTCTTTGACTAATTGTGACATGGTTATCAGTGacagtttacacagaatgccatgaaaaccaaaaacattaaGTGAGAGACAGTTTTGTGGGTGGAAATGTATTGTTGATAACAGAGGTTAGAAAAAGATGGCCAGATTTGTTTAAGCTGCAAGCAAGAAATAATAGCTATACTAActcaattagtttttttttattattgtaaatgtaatactgtagtattgaaatgtaaatagtacttatttgtaataaatttgcaaaaaaaaatgtaaacatgcttctttcacattgtcgtTATGGGGTATTGATTGTAGAGTTtcgaggaaaataatgaatttaatccattttggaataatgtTGGAAAAGtaaagcactgtgaatactttctggatccacctcttaataccaccactatcacgtcgcaattataaaaaccatcaatactgtacaaaaacgcaatataacaacatgtggcattacagagagagaggcattttgcctattgagggtgaaaaccattttactaaagcaagctccaaatcTCTACACTCCaactgcaaatatatatatatattaaactatttatttgtatgatacagctgcaaataagtatttgaacacctgtctatcagctagaattctgaccctcaaagacctgttagtctgcctttaaaatgtccacctccactacattaattatcctaaattagatgcacctgtttgaggttgttagctgcataaagacacctgtccaccccatacaatcagcaagaatccaactactaacatggccaagaccaaagagctgtccaaagacactagagacaaaattgtacacctccacaaggctggaaagggctatggggaaattgccaagcagcttggtgaaaaaaggtccactgatggagcaatcattagaaaatggaagaacatgactgtcaatctccctcggactggggctccatgcaagatctcacctcgtggggtctcaatgatcctaaggaaggtgagaaatcagcccagaactacacgggaggagctggtcaatgacctaaaaatagctgggaccaccgttttcaaggttactgttggtaatacactaagacgtcttggtttgaaatcatgcatggcacggaaggttcccctgcttaaaccagcacatgtccaggcacgtcttaagtttgccaatgaccatttggatgatccagaggagtcatgggagaaagtcatgtggtcagatgagaccaaaatagaacttttgggtcataattccactaaacgtgtttggaggaagaagaacgatgtgtaccatcccaagaacaccatccctactgtgaagcatgagggtggtagcatcatgctttgggggtgtttttctgcacatgggacaggcgactgcactgtattaaagagaggatgactggggccatgtattgcgagattttggggaacaacctccttccctcagttagagcattgaagatgggtcaaggctgggtcttccaacatgacaatgacccgacgcacacagccaggataaccaaggagtggctttgtaagaagcatatcaaggttctggcgtggcctagcccgtctccagacctaaacccaatagagaatctttggagtgagctcaaactccgtgtttctcagcgacaggccagaaacctgactgatctagagaagatctgtgtggaggagtgggccaaaatccctcctgcagtgtgtgcaaacctggtgaaaacctacaggaaacgtttgacctctgtaattgcaaacaaaggctactgtaccaaatattaacattgactttctcaggtgttcaaatacttatttgcagctgtatcatacaaattaatagttaaaaaatcaaacattgtgatttctggattttttttttagattatgtccctcacagtggacatgcacctacgatgacaatttcagacccctctatgATTTCTGAGTGGGAGAAcctgcaaaatagcagggtgttaattacttattttcctcactatatatatatatatatatatatatatatatatatatatatatatatatatatatatggttccCTGGTGATCTAGTGTTTAGGaggcggtgctctcaccgctgcgacccggatTCGatccccagccattagggttgcgcAAGCCTTAGTGcaggtcccaagcctggataaatggggagggttgcattaggaagggcatccagcgtaaaaacctgctaaatcaaacatgtggatggtccgctgtggcgacccctaatgggagaagctgaaagaaagttatatatatatatatatatatatatatatatatatatatatatatatatatatatatatataaataataatctctctctctctctctctctctctctctctatatatatatatatatatatatatatatatatatatatatatatatatatatatacagtacagaccaaaagtttggacacaccttctcattcaaagagttttcttgattttcatgactatgaaaattgtagagtcacactgaaggcatcaaaactatgaattaacacatgtggaattatatacataacaaaaaaaaaaaaaaaaatatatatatatatatatatatatatatatatatatatatatatatatatagagagagagagagagagagagagagagagagagagagagagagattattatcACACTTCTAGGTATGAAAAGTGAAATGTGCTTCATTTAACATCTGGTTTAATACACATTTATGCTTTTTTGTCACATATTTGGTACACTTGGTACAAAGTATGGaattaatgtgtttttactTAATAGGAAGATATTTTTGGTGTTATAAATCACTTATGGCCTGGGCATAATCTCAAAGGTTTTTTAGAGAGGCAGTGATCTTAAGGCTGAAGGCTCAGTGAGAAATGTTGGGGAGATGTGTAGGATATTGCTATGTTGTAGAGCACGCATCCAGGCTGGAGAGGAGACAGAAACTGTGCATAAAAAACACATGCCAATAATAAGTGATCTGGATTCAGGGAGTGCCTGgtgaatatacacacacacacacacacacacacacacacacacacacacacacacacacacacacacacacacacacacacacacacactccattcaGGCTTAACCTTGAACAAATAGATGAAGAAtatgaattaaacaaaaaataaaataaaaacacatggaAACAATGAAAGAACTGAGGAGGAAGTTTACAGCAAGATCTATTCTATGGACGTGCACAATGCAGGGTCTGCACAATGTAACTCAGGCTTTAAGGACACATATAAAATATGCAGTATTTAAAAGTTATTAATGAGCGAGACTTCAGGTTCTAAGCAATAGTAACTctcaaggggggaaaaaagacttTCACAATGCCTTTCATTTGAATCAAAACTGCTGCAATAATAGTGTTTAGATTCctggaattttatttaaaatgatgcaGTAGATCATAAATGTCACGAGATAAATTCTCCTGGTTGACCTTGTTTCCAATTGGCCGTTTGCTAACTTTTATCTGATTACAGTCATGTAAACACCTTCTCAGCCTAGAGTTTACATATCTTCAGGGAAAACTTTAAAAGCCtctgtaaattaaaaatagGAAACAGTATATACAATGGCTTCtcagtttgtatttatttttttttcatcagccAAACCATTTTGTCTCCTTAcagaagaaacagaaacagaacagCTGGACCAGCTGGACCACAACTCACAATTCTTCTCTAGCTTGCATTAACAGCTTGTGCAGAAATTGCAGCAATCGTGTTCCAGGCATATGTGACATCTCCTGTTTGCATTGTTAATCTTACAACTCTCATTAGACGCTGTAAATAACAGACAGCAGGAGTTGGCCTGGAGAACTGTACCACCACTGAGGCAACAGCCAAGAGCTGTGGAGCTGTCTATGATTTTTATTATCCCAAAAGGCTTAAAGTTTCTTTAAGGAAGCCTTGATCCATACACCAGAGGCAAAAATGTGGTGACCTTTCACATGCTCAATGTTTGTCCTTCTTCTCACTCAGAACTTATTAGCTCCCTTTAGAGGATTTGCAGAAGTGCTACACTGTAAGCCAATCCTTCCAACAAAAGTAATTGCTTCCAGTTCGTCTGTGTCATTATTGTGGAGTGAAGGAGAGGGTTGGTTAGAAAGCGGGATGACAGAAATGGGAACCATTCATGCTCAATCAGTTAAAGAAATGGAGACCAGATTTTACAGTAACTCCATCTCTAACCTCTTTTACTCAAGCTATGAATAGGACATTGTTTCATTTGTCCTTGTGAAATTACTTTTTTATCTGGTTTATTACAAAAATGGACAGCGTCATAATGCAGCATGCCTTAGGGGAAATATACAATAATGTGCATATTACCAGATTTTACACATAACACTATTATAAAGTAtggtataaagtgtgtaaaatATCAGATTTTTTCCTCACAAGAAAGTTTAAAGTCGTtgttttttgtccttttattaGCTGACTAtattcatttagtttttattaaaatgtacaacaCAAATGAAACTGACTGCttgttatattttaaatgacagcatacagaaaaaaattaatcaaacaGCAAACAGATTGACCAATATCCAGGTAaacagtatatttatttttctgcttgTAAAACAGTACATGCTACAATAAAGAGTCTTTTTCCAGGCTTGGTTAGTTTAATACAagatctgtgtttttttatttatctgtacatatttttttatgtaattttttgcAATTAATTTTATGTCAAGAAATTAAAAGcagtgttaaaaaatatttttattcgaGGGGTGTATATGAATTttattagtgttagtgttagtatTAGAATGATATAAAGATTAAACattcactgttaaaaaaaatgtatgttcttGATATTCAGGTTAGACAGAAGCACTGGCCAATTTAGagtgttttatattaatgccATGGTCAATATATAGAAGTtaaaatagaaacaataattaaataaatgtcaaataaaatgtgaGATTTCATTACTGAGTCAAGCCTAAGTACATGTCCTTCCTGAGTGAGCTGATAAGACTGGCAGggtggagggggaaaaaagataaTATTGATTACCCGGTCTACATGGACAACTTCTTACGTATTAACATTGTGAAACATCAGACATCATTGAGGTTAGAGTCAAGACAGATGTCTTTGTTTTATCTCTGGCTCGCTATGGACATGCTCTCAGAATGAGATAAAGGGTCATTGTTAAGAGGGCAAAGGCATGTGAATGAGACAGGGTGTTGGCAGGACATGAGTTAGGTCATGTTTGGGTTTGTTACCATAGCAATGCCCACCATCTGAGTATGTTGGTGCTGTATGTGTGCACTGAGGTGGGTAGTTGGAAAGACAGATGGAAATGACTGGGTAACTCAAACAGGTCAATTCTGGGACTACTTTGAAGACCGAAGACTCACTTTAAGACTCCTCTTTTGAGTTAGTGTTTTTAAAGGAGTGTGGGAACATTTCCGATTTGAGCATTCCATATGCAGGAAGTGAAGAAATTTTCGAGGAAGTGATTCCTAAAATGAAGGACATTAATTTGAAATTAACACTGCCTTCTTAGGGCTCTTGGGAGcatatacatttctaaatatatgCAGTTTGTAACCTTAATGTGCTGGGTAGGGTTCAGGAATTCGAGACATGCTGTAGTTTAAGATGCAAAACTGTGCCCTGCTCTCTTCTGATATGCAAAATGCTTACAGACAGGTAACATAAAGAatagaaacagaaatgtgtgtaaaGGTAAAACTGTAgatgtttaaatgaaaaagtaaCACTTATTCATGTGAAATTTTTGAAACTCAATGTTTAATAACAAAAACTGATTTTGTACTGTGCTTCAGAATAATCCAAATAATTTCATTACATGGTTTTATGCTTATCAAACTACATGACATTCTCCAAACTAAAACCTATTGGGCTTCATTTCTGACATTGCATTAAGACTGGTTTTAGATTAAATGTAATGATGGAGattaatcagtaaaaaaataagtttcTGTCTAAATTTAGGCTTAGTCTAGATCTCAAAAGGAAGCCTTCATTGCTCAGAACACAAAATCGTATTTGCATAACCGCTAGGCTATGGTTTTGGTCACGTTATTCTTCGGTTGAGCTATATATAGATAAAAAGGCTTGCAACATGGCGTTCTACTTTTCCCTGTTGGATTGTAGAGGGAAGAaacctgtaaataaaaacaacagtatAAACACCACATTATCAACATACATTGTTATCAACATTCATCAACAGTGTGCATTTAACtgttaaactttgtttttttttcttgaactcCATGATTATGTAGGTAATTACAATTACATACCTCTTATTAGTTAATAATGGGTAATTACCTCTAAAAATACTAACCTGAGTCTGGATTTATTTGAATGTGTGGCTCTCGGTGCCTCCACGTCCAAACCCTGGGACAGAAAAAGCaagaggaggaaagaaaaacttTAATGTATAACACAATAGCAAATGGTTCAAGTTAATGAGAAAAATCTGACAGCTGGCTTCCTATAGCAAAAATATTCTATGCAAAAACCACAACCCTATTAAATCATTATATTTCCTACCAGTCCTTAAAAGGTGGATCCCTTTAGTGCAGATAAACAGATTGAATGCAGTTATATAAGAAGCTGTCTATTTCTACTAGTGGTGAATGATGCGAGATGGCACAAGGTGATAACTATTGATAAGAAGCTTTAAACGATTATCTCTCTGAGGTCAGTAAAATGAACAAGGCTTAGTGGTTTTGGGAGAACACCAGCACTccaaaataaatctattatatatatattaagttgATAATCAACCCTGACTGAATGACCAAGCTATAGTTCAAAGGTGCAGTAGACAAATATTCACTCACCTTTGGGTCCGAAGAGTGCAGAGTAACATGGGTTGTTACAGTAAGGCTTTCCCTCATGCTGAGAAAGACAACACAAGTTCAATTTATAGCATATAAATGGAtatgaaacaaatgttttttgtacACTCTATCCTAAAACAACCCTGATGCTACTGTAGTTCCTCCAGACATTGTTTTGACTGCAGTGTGATGGCAAAATCAACAGCCTGTAGAGTCGAGAAAGTATCAAGTGACTTTCATGTAATGATTTGCTGGTTCTTACCTCTGCATGGGAGCCTGGAGACAGGGTTTTATTGCATTTCTCACACTTCAGACAAGGTCTGTGCCAGTCCTTTCCCAGAGATGTTACTCTCTCAGCTAAAACACAAAGACAAGCACTATTGTAATTCTATGGTTTATATGGCtagaattttcattttatttttacatcctGACACTACATATACTGCACATCTCTATCTAAATATTCCTCTGATCCTTGAGACTTTTCTCCTGGAAAGGTTGCAAGCcaagtttaataaaataagttcCGCTGgataatgtattttttcctctctgaGTTATCTTTGTAAAAATTTATGATAAGACATCAAAAGTCATTCAGTTCAAAATGACGAACTCTAGGGAAATTGCAACATTTCCCTTGCATAGGccaataaatttgtttttttttctgtggggCAGTGCATAAAAAGACATGAAAACAACTCCCAAGTTAATATCATAAAACAAGGCAATGATAAGCCAAGAATAGTAATAATGTCTACACATGCTTTAGTCTAAAAGGATTTTTTCAGCAACCCCATGTAGATGTTACCATAAAAACAGagattaaatggaaaaaatgttgTACATGAGGCGAAGCACACAGaaaacaattaaatgtaatgtaaataaatgtaagtaacAAATGTACAGATGCATCATGCCTGGTTGAGGAGAACTGATTACATAACTACATTTAAGAaataatctgatttatttatttgtatatttttagttaagaaaatatatattttactgaaagctcctttccttttttcactAAACTATATAAAGTTTTGAAAACGCCTATTATAGACTATATATACCATTCTTACCCTGACAATTCATGGTCACACCACAATGGCCACGATACTGTATGCCAAGATAAACAAAACTGAGTATGGGTGCGTATACTTCCATAATGTCCTCATCAGTTTACTGAGTGTGATGGACTTTACAGATGATCTGCTCTGTTACTCCCAGTGACGCACACCAAGAAGCAGGAGAGCTCACCCAAAGCATGAatgcacacaggcacacacagagacacacaaacacgcgcacacacagacacacacactaccatGGAAAATCCTTCTAATGAGGAAAGGCAGCAGAGGATGACAGAAAGGAAAA comes from the Silurus meridionalis isolate SWU-2019-XX chromosome 8, ASM1480568v1, whole genome shotgun sequence genome and includes:
- the crip1 gene encoding cysteine-rich protein 1, translated to MPKCPKCSKEVYFAERVTSLGKDWHRPCLKCEKCNKTLSPGSHAEHEGKPYCNNPCYSALFGPKGFGRGGTESHTFK